One Alnus glutinosa chromosome 3, dhAlnGlut1.1, whole genome shotgun sequence genomic region harbors:
- the LOC133862927 gene encoding beta-glucosidase 11-like: MVRLCFFSVFLLINLGAVIVGGDGFSRDEFPPPPGFVFGSGTSAYQVEGAADKDGRAPSIWDTFAHSGKMHGDNGDIACDEYHRYKEDVQLMVDTGLEAYRFSISWSRLIPNGRGPVNLKGLQYYNNLINELISNGIQPHVTLHHSDLPQALEDEYGGWLNRKIVKDFTAYVDVCFRNFGDRVSHWTTVNEANVFVLGGYDGGYLPPQHCSSPFGVNCTRGNSTTEPYLAAHHILLAHASAAILYKEKYQDKQHGFIGINLFAYWIVPLTNTTEDAIASQRAMDFMIGWYVDPLMYGDYPDVMKRNAGTRLPTFTNLESNQVKGSFDFLGLNYYVTVHVKDDPSKLEMEVRNFDADMAVDLRLADIQKDTSGSEFPITPWGLQALLEYFKQVYGNPPIYIYENGQQTPRNSSLEDWPRVKYLHGYIGALLDALRNGSNTRGYFQWSFLDVFEMLDGYESGFGLYHVDFNDPDLKRQPKLSAHWYKHFLKSKGVSSHGFIQLEKNLSALSHTR; this comes from the exons ATGGTGAGGCTCTGTTTCTTCTCCGTATTTCTTCTTATAAACTTAGGAGCAGTAATTGTAGGCGGTGATGGATTTAGCAGAGACGAGTTCCCACCACCACCAGGCTTTGTGTTTGGTTCTGGGACCTCAGCATACCAG GTTGAAGGAGCTGCAGACAAAGACGGTAGGGCGCCTAGCATATGGGATACCTTCGCCCATTCTG GGAAAATGCATGGAGACAATGGTGACATAGCATGTGATGAGTATCACAGATACAAG GAAGATGTCCAGCTCATGGTGGATACTGGCTTAGAGGCTTATAGATTTTCCATCTCATGGTCAAGACTTATTCCAA ATGGAAGAGGACCTGTCAATCTAAAGGGTCTACAATATTACAACAATCTTATCAATGAACTAATCAGCAATG GAATCCAACCGCATGTCACATTACACCACAGTGACCTTCCACAGGCACTGGAAGATGAGTATGGAGGATGGCTTAATCGAAAAATTGT GAAAGACTTCACGGCATATGTAGACGTGTGTTTCAGGAATTTTGGTGACAGGGTTTCACATTGGACAACTGTGAACGAGGCCAATGTGTTCGTGCTCGGGGGTTATGATGGGGGATATCTACCACCTCAGCATTGTTCTTCCCCGTTCGGAGTTAACTGCACTAGAGGCAACTCCACAACTGAGCCATACCTAGCAGCTCATCATATCTTGTTGGCCCATGCATCAGCTGCTATATTGTACAAGGAAAAGTACCAG GACAAACAACATGGATTTATAGGAATCAATCTCTTTGCTTATTGGATTGTTCCTCTAACAAACACAACTGAAGATGCAATTGCCAGTCAAAGAGCCATGGACTTCATGATTGGTTG GTATGTGGATCCCTTGATGTACGGAGACTATCCTGATGTAATGAAAAGGAATGCAGGAACAAGACTTCCAACCTTCACCAATCTTGAATCTAATCAAGTTAAGGGTTCGTTTGACTTCCTAGGACTAAATTACTATGTAACAGTGCATGTCAAGGACGACCCCAGCAAACTAGAGATGGAGGTCAGAAACTTTGATGCAGACATGGCAGTAGATTTGAGAC TTGCAGATATTCAAAAGGATACGTCTGGATCTGAG TTTCCAATTACGCCCTGGGGTTTGCAAGCACTGCTGGAGTACTTTAAACAAGTTTATGGAAATCCTCCTATTTACATTTATGAGaatg GACAACAAACACCAAGGAATTCATCATTGGAAGACTGGCCAAGGGTGAAATACTTGCATGGATATATTGGGGCTTTGCTTGATGCATTGAG GAATGGATCAAACACAAGGGGTTATTTTCAATGGTCTTTCTTGGATGTATTCGAGATGTTGGACGGCTATGAATCGGGCTTTGGCCTTTACCATGTAGATTTCAATGACCCGGATTTAAAAAGACAACCAAAGCTCTCTGCTCATTGGTACAAGCATTTCTTGAAGAGCAAAGGTGTCAGCTCACATGGGTTTATACAACTTGAGAAGAATTTATCTGCGCTTTCTCATACTCGGTAG